A single genomic interval of Heteronotia binoei isolate CCM8104 ecotype False Entrance Well chromosome 11, APGP_CSIRO_Hbin_v1, whole genome shotgun sequence harbors:
- the LOC132579310 gene encoding A-kinase anchor protein 14-like, with amino-acid sequence MAWKNTEIPFDSLPELAYIVVDDAIRSAVEVIAGPEEQPKEAVAGAKYEVRNIKWLMCKDFTTAKGLLQIEAYLKTWELHESWLHWTNYLEDEELQYSTRYHYRVRWSIPTRRKPIPRATANVYFIIEVSKIKPDTLPVEVFFVVETNRFIHRPGECRFKEKWLKDVIESKVTLMETVNF; translated from the exons ATGGCCTGGAAAAACACAGAAATTCCCTTTGACTCTCTCCCCGAGCTTGCATACATAGTTGTTGACGATGCAATCAGAAGCGCTGTGGAGGTTATTGCAGGACCAGAAGAACAACCAAAGGAGGCAG TTGCAGGAGCCAAATACGAGGTGAGAAACATCAAGTGGCTGATGTGCAAGGACTTCACAACAGCAAAAGGGCTGCTGCAGATTGAGGCATACTTGAAA ACATGGGAGCTTCATGAGAGCTGGCTACATTGGACAAACTATCTAGAAGATGAAGAACTGCAGTACAGTACTAGATATCATTATCGGGTACGCTGGAGCATCCCAACCCGTAGGAAGCCCATCCCCcgagcaactgcaaatgtttATTTCATCATAGAAGTTTCCAAAATCAAACCAGAT ACATTACCTGTTGAAGTATTCTTTGTAGTAGAGACCAACAGGTTCATACACAG GCCAGGAGAGTGCAGATTTAAAGAAAAGTGGCTCAAAGATGTAattgaaagcaaagtcaccctgATGGAAACGGTCAACTTTTAG
- the LOC132579385 gene encoding putative defense protein 3 produces MAHWNFSLLFGSAVLWAMLIPCRAFPTGAPASACENMLPVHTGVQPQPTRAPYEFLLSSPSFLNGQPINIQILGPAYKGLLLEARSFGSNAALGIWKTPPNNTKFLQCSGNPHGAVTHSNTNLKTRQTTYTWLPPNSGCPPVVMFIATVAQSREIYWTNVKSKVIWKNPKATCGAQMLTRTWPAAALLSSMLLILLVYL; encoded by the exons ATGGCTCACTGGAATTTCTCCCTTCTCTTTGGCTCCGCAGTCCTTTGGGCTATGCTGATTCCATGCCGTGCCTTCCCAACAGGAGCTCCTGCCTCAGCCTGTGAGAACATGTTACCTGTGCACACTGGGGTCCAGCCCCAACCAACTCGGGCTCCCTATGAATTTCTGTTGAGCTCACCGTCTTTCCTAAACGGGCAACCAATTAACA TTCAGATCCTTGGCCCTGCCTACAAAGGACTGTTATTAGAGGCTCGCTCCTTTGGCTCCAACGCTGCCCTGGGCATTTGGAAAACTCCACCTAACAACACAAAATTCTTGCAG TGCTCTGGAAATCCACATGGAGCTGTGACTCACTCCAACACTAATTTAAAAACAAGGCAGACTACGTATACATGGCTCCCGCCTAACTCTGGCTGCCCCCCAGTGGTTATGTTCAT aGCAACGGTTGCCCAATCTCGTGAAATCTACTGGACCAATGTCAAGTCTAAAGTGATCTGGAAAA ATCCCAAAGCTACTTGTGGAGCCCAGATGCTAACCAGAACATGGCCTGCTGCAGCACTGTTATCATCTATGCTACTCATTTTGCTTGTATACCTTTAG